The Deltaproteobacteria bacterium genome has a window encoding:
- a CDS encoding single-stranded DNA-binding protein: MASVNKVILIGNLGRDPELRFTKGGQAVANFSLATSDSFTNREGAREERTEWHRIVAWGKTAELCTKWLHKGRTVYVEGQLRTRDWEDKDGNKRQTTEVHVQTVQFLGAPGGRGEGGAPRGGPSDPGAAEEPPVASGDEIPF; encoded by the coding sequence ATGGCCAGCGTCAACAAGGTCATCCTGATCGGCAACCTCGGGCGGGACCCGGAGCTGCGCTTCACCAAGGGCGGTCAGGCGGTGGCGAACTTCTCGCTCGCGACGAGCGACAGCTTCACCAACCGCGAAGGTGCCCGCGAGGAGCGCACGGAGTGGCACCGGATCGTGGCGTGGGGCAAGACGGCGGAGCTGTGCACCAAGTGGCTGCACAAGGGTCGCACCGTCTACGTCGAGGGCCAGCTCCGCACCCGGGACTGGGAAGACAAGGACGGGAACAAGCGCCAGACGACCGAGGTGCACGTCCAGACCGTCCAGTTCCTCGGTGCACCCGGCGGACGGGGTGAGGGCGGCGCGCCGCGCGGCGGCCCGTCGGACCCCGGCGCAGCGGAGGAGCCGCCGGTCGCGAGCGGCGACGAGATCCCGTTCTAG
- the radC gene encoding DNA repair protein RadC, giving the protein MRDAREAGLAAGDGPRERLAALGPEALSDAELIALLLRTGDGRRDALALGARLLQRYGGLAGLAVGSASELAREEGMGPAKSATLVAALELGRRIAARRLRSGEPVRGPADVFRHFHARLRDARCERFLLLLLDGRHRMLREVAISQGTLTASLVHPREVFRPALREAAAAVVLVHNHPSGDPTPSREDQEITRRLAEAGDLLGIPVVDHVVVAERGYASLREAGMLAGRPGEAGGPG; this is encoded by the coding sequence ATGCGCGACGCGCGCGAGGCCGGGCTCGCCGCCGGCGACGGGCCGCGCGAGCGGCTCGCCGCACTCGGCCCCGAGGCGCTCTCGGACGCCGAGCTGATCGCGCTGCTGCTGCGCACCGGCGACGGCCGGCGCGACGCCCTCGCGCTCGGTGCGCGGCTCCTGCAGCGCTACGGCGGACTCGCGGGCCTCGCGGTGGGCTCGGCCTCCGAGCTCGCCCGCGAGGAGGGGATGGGGCCCGCGAAGAGCGCCACGCTGGTGGCGGCGCTCGAGCTCGGGCGCCGCATCGCGGCACGCCGCCTGCGCAGCGGGGAGCCGGTGCGCGGGCCCGCGGACGTCTTCCGCCATTTCCATGCGCGCCTGCGCGATGCCCGCTGCGAGCGCTTCCTCCTGCTCCTGCTCGACGGGCGCCATCGCATGCTGCGCGAGGTGGCGATCTCGCAGGGCACCCTCACCGCCAGCCTGGTCCATCCCCGCGAGGTGTTCCGGCCTGCGCTGCGCGAGGCGGCGGCCGCGGTGGTGCTCGTCCACAACCACCCGAGCGGTGACCCGACGCCGAGCCGGGAGGACCAGGAGATCACCCGGCGCCTGGCGGAGGCCGGCGACCTGCTCGGGATCCCCGTCGTGGATCACGTGGTGGTGGCGGAGCGGGGCTACGCGAGCCTGCGCGAGGCGGGGATGCTCGCCGGGCGCCCGGGGGAGGCGGGCGGGCCCGGCTAA
- a CDS encoding prolipoprotein diacylglyceryl transferase — MYPVVFEIFGFPISSFGLLLAVGFLAGTWLTARRMAEMGLDPEGATTLLIYAMVGGIGGSKLYYALDMWLRGELPFAEAFLSRAGITFYGGLLGAIGLCWIGTRIHRIPSSAFFDAAALAGAIGQAFGRLGCFLVGDDYGRPTDAPWGMAFPEGAPPTLERVHPTQLYEMVWLFALTAFLWWRRKRSPLLWGEYLVLAAAGRFAVEFLRVNPRVWLGLSEAQLIAIALALVGGVSWLAAARRTPAPATT; from the coding sequence ATGTATCCCGTCGTCTTCGAGATCTTCGGGTTCCCGATCTCGTCCTTCGGGCTCCTGCTCGCCGTGGGCTTCCTGGCCGGAACCTGGCTGACGGCCCGGCGGATGGCGGAGATGGGGCTCGACCCCGAGGGCGCCACCACCCTGCTGATCTACGCGATGGTGGGGGGCATCGGCGGCTCCAAGCTCTACTACGCCCTCGACATGTGGCTGCGCGGCGAGCTTCCGTTCGCCGAGGCGTTCCTGTCGCGCGCGGGGATCACCTTCTATGGCGGGCTGCTCGGCGCGATCGGGCTGTGCTGGATCGGGACCCGGATCCACCGGATCCCCAGCTCGGCCTTCTTCGACGCCGCGGCGCTCGCCGGCGCGATCGGCCAGGCCTTCGGCAGGCTCGGCTGCTTCCTGGTGGGCGACGACTACGGCAGGCCGACGGACGCGCCCTGGGGCATGGCGTTCCCCGAAGGCGCCCCGCCGACACTCGAGCGCGTGCACCCGACCCAGCTCTACGAGATGGTCTGGCTCTTCGCGCTCACCGCCTTCCTGTGGTGGCGCCGGAAGCGCAGCCCGCTGTTGTGGGGGGAGTACCTGGTGCTCGCCGCCGCCGGCCGCTTCGCCGTCGAGTTCCTGCGCGTGAACCCGCGCGTGTGGCTCGGGCTCAGCGAGGCGCAGCTGATCGCGATCGCGCTCGCGCTGGTGGGCGGGGTGAGCTGGCTGGCCGCGGCGCGGCGTACCCCTGCTCCGGCCACGACCTGA
- a CDS encoding lysophospholipid acyltransferase family protein yields the protein MGNLFRLLLLGIYTVVIGIPVLAASPFDREARVVRALGRVWVRWILRTFGVRVVVEGLDNVPTQAPVVLMSNHQSLVDIAALVDTLPPSVSWRFVAKRELVRVPIFGWCLVTTGQIIIDRGNRERAVASLHRAAERIRSGASVIVFPEGTRSPSGSLRPFKSGPFHLALEAQVPIVPVTVSGSQHITPKGSLQVHPGVVKIVYGKPIPTRGIRLEERGGLKARVREAIAQGYDVALQGPPVIEAAPEEHDTPMEGAPRAASKRG from the coding sequence ATGGGCAACCTCTTCCGCCTGCTGCTGCTCGGGATCTACACCGTCGTCATCGGGATCCCGGTGCTCGCGGCCAGCCCCTTCGATCGGGAAGCGCGCGTGGTGCGCGCGCTCGGGCGCGTCTGGGTGCGCTGGATCCTGCGCACCTTCGGCGTCCGCGTCGTGGTCGAAGGCCTCGACAACGTGCCGACGCAGGCTCCGGTGGTGCTCATGTCGAACCACCAGAGCCTGGTCGACATCGCCGCGCTCGTCGACACCCTGCCGCCGTCGGTCTCGTGGCGCTTCGTCGCGAAGCGGGAGCTGGTCCGGGTCCCGATCTTCGGCTGGTGCCTGGTCACGACCGGGCAGATCATCATCGACCGCGGGAACCGCGAGCGGGCGGTGGCGAGCCTGCACCGGGCCGCCGAGCGCATCCGGAGCGGCGCCAGCGTGATCGTCTTCCCGGAAGGCACGCGCAGCCCGAGCGGGAGCCTGCGCCCCTTCAAGAGCGGACCCTTCCACCTGGCGCTCGAGGCGCAGGTCCCGATCGTGCCGGTCACGGTCTCGGGCTCCCAGCACATCACGCCGAAGGGCAGCCTCCAGGTCCACCCGGGTGTCGTGAAGATCGTCTACGGCAAGCCGATCCCGACGCGCGGCATCCGCCTCGAGGAGCGCGGCGGCCTGAAGGCGCGCGTGCGCGAGGCGATCGCCCAGGGCTACGACGTCGCGCTGCAGGGCCCGCCGGTGATCGAGGCCGCGCCGGAGGAGCACGACACGCCGATGGAGGGAGCGCCGCGCGCCGCCAGCAAGCGCGGCTGA
- the moaC gene encoding cyclic pyranopterin monophosphate synthase MoaC — translation MAGLSHLDEQGRARMVDVGDKAESRRECVARAAVRMAPATLAAITEGRTPKGDVLAVARIAGVQAAKRTHEWIPLAHPLALDAVEVELRPDPAGSCVHVEARVRARARTGVEMEALVAASAAGLTLYDMCKAIDRAMTLDAVRLVRKSGGKSGDWHRPGEDEAPA, via the coding sequence GTGGCCGGCCTGAGCCATCTCGACGAGCAGGGCCGGGCGCGCATGGTCGACGTCGGCGACAAGGCGGAGAGCCGGCGCGAGTGCGTGGCGCGGGCGGCCGTCCGGATGGCGCCGGCCACGCTCGCCGCGATCACCGAGGGACGCACGCCGAAGGGTGACGTGCTCGCCGTCGCGCGGATCGCGGGGGTGCAGGCCGCCAAGCGCACCCACGAGTGGATCCCGCTCGCCCACCCGCTCGCCCTCGACGCCGTCGAGGTGGAGCTGCGCCCGGACCCGGCCGGCTCCTGCGTGCACGTCGAGGCACGGGTCCGGGCGCGGGCGCGCACCGGCGTCGAGATGGAGGCGCTCGTCGCGGCCAGCGCCGCCGGCCTCACCCTCTACGACATGTGCAAGGCGATCGACCGCGCCATGACGCTCGACGCGGTGCGGCTCGTGCGCAAGAGCGGCGGGAAGAGCGGCGACTGGCACCGCCCCGGCGAGGACGAGGCGCCCGCCTGA
- a CDS encoding TIGR02266 family protein: MGEPVGVREAAVGEQEPFDAVVERVETEVERRRSPRSPLIVRVAYSTVDALFSEFSRNINEGGVFIETETPPPTDTRVALQFELPGSDEPIRARGRVAWIRPASADGPAGMGVEFEHLGSDARRHIDALVRRLRSAGR, encoded by the coding sequence ATGGGCGAGCCGGTCGGCGTGCGCGAAGCCGCGGTCGGGGAGCAGGAGCCGTTCGACGCCGTGGTCGAGCGGGTCGAGACGGAGGTGGAGCGCCGGCGCTCGCCGCGCTCGCCGCTGATCGTGCGCGTGGCCTACTCCACGGTCGACGCGCTGTTCTCCGAGTTCAGCCGCAACATCAACGAGGGCGGCGTCTTCATCGAGACGGAGACCCCGCCGCCGACCGACACGCGCGTCGCGCTCCAGTTCGAGCTGCCCGGCAGCGACGAGCCGATCCGCGCCCGCGGGCGCGTCGCCTGGATCCGGCCCGCCTCCGCGGACGGGCCCGCCGGGATGGGCGTCGAGTTCGAGCACCTCGGCTCCGACGCGCGCCGCCACATCGACGCGCTCGTGCGTCGCCTGCGCTCCGCCGGCCGCTAG
- a CDS encoding TetR/AcrR family transcriptional regulator, translated as MSRAQDTRSRILEVAEREFATEGFAGAHLQKIAEQVGVRKTALYYYFESKAALYTAVLEDMLETFDRALVEALTGTDAPEKRLERLVTGFHHLLAEHPSYARILIRVFVDSPGVDASRVLPIVERVIGRLFRFYREGVDAGAFRRLSSRHFFQHFLGLGIFHYAAPSFSAPVLGVEDIFSAEAVAWRTEEVLGVLQDGVLRREGKPEPQRMRPPRPD; from the coding sequence TTGTCGCGAGCCCAGGACACACGCAGCCGCATCCTCGAGGTGGCCGAGCGCGAGTTCGCCACCGAGGGCTTCGCGGGCGCGCACCTGCAGAAGATCGCCGAGCAGGTGGGCGTGCGGAAGACGGCGCTCTACTACTACTTCGAGAGCAAGGCGGCGCTCTACACCGCGGTGCTCGAGGACATGCTCGAGACCTTCGACCGCGCGCTGGTCGAGGCGCTCACGGGCACCGATGCGCCCGAGAAGCGCCTCGAGCGGCTGGTGACGGGCTTCCACCATCTGCTCGCGGAGCACCCGTCCTACGCGCGGATCCTGATCCGGGTCTTCGTCGACAGCCCCGGGGTCGACGCGAGCCGCGTGCTCCCGATCGTCGAGCGCGTGATCGGACGCCTGTTCCGCTTCTACCGGGAGGGCGTCGACGCGGGCGCCTTCCGCCGGCTCTCCTCGCGCCACTTCTTCCAGCACTTCCTCGGCCTCGGCATCTTCCACTACGCGGCGCCCTCCTTCAGCGCGCCCGTGCTGGGGGTCGAGGACATCTTCTCGGCGGAGGCCGTGGCCTGGCGCACCGAGGAGGTGCTCGGCGTGCTCCAGGACGGCGTGCTGCGCCGCGAGGGCAAGCCGGAGCCCCAGCGCATGCGCCCGCCGCGGCCGGACTGA
- a CDS encoding PAS domain-containing sensor histidine kinase, translated as MALARPTASHPPETATGGGVHPDPGPDADLGGRLAALAAVFDESPEAVAVIGRTGRLRYANAACGALLGQAPASLLGWPVAECARRLAGARALPCTGPVLRGSFELHPRQGGEPRWLSASASPLRDEAGVGVGVVVLLRDDTERRRDERQWSRRHEDLEQTIRAVAHDLRSPLVSVLGFSRLLRDDFGGLLGERGTHYLDRITEAGRTMETLIRELLDFARIGHGEQRVLVDPLAVLEQLKGELKPRFDAAGASLALPVESPLLLCDRTRLYQLFSNLLGNALEHMGPCERPQVAVEIREDARWHEVVVRDNGRGVDPSQHRRIFEMFHSIPREGGRRGTGIGLAIVQKIAELHGGRAWVESAPGTGAAFHVALPRP; from the coding sequence GTGGCTCTCGCCCGACCCACGGCTTCGCATCCGCCGGAGACCGCCACCGGAGGTGGAGTCCACCCGGACCCGGGTCCCGACGCGGACCTGGGCGGGCGGCTCGCTGCCCTCGCGGCCGTCTTCGACGAGTCGCCCGAAGCGGTCGCGGTCATCGGGCGAACCGGCCGGCTTCGCTACGCGAACGCGGCCTGCGGGGCGCTCCTCGGCCAGGCGCCCGCTTCGTTGCTCGGCTGGCCCGTCGCCGAGTGTGCGCGCCGGCTCGCCGGTGCGCGCGCCCTGCCGTGCACCGGCCCCGTGTTGCGTGGCTCCTTCGAGCTCCATCCCCGCCAGGGCGGTGAGCCGCGCTGGCTCTCGGCCTCGGCGAGCCCGCTGCGCGACGAGGCGGGGGTGGGGGTGGGCGTCGTGGTGCTCCTGCGCGACGACACCGAGCGGCGCCGGGACGAGCGGCAGTGGAGCCGCCGCCACGAGGACCTCGAGCAGACGATCCGGGCGGTTGCCCACGACCTGCGATCACCGCTGGTCTCGGTGCTCGGCTTCTCCCGGCTCCTGCGCGACGACTTCGGCGGACTTCTCGGCGAGCGGGGCACCCACTACCTCGACCGCATCACCGAGGCCGGCCGGACGATGGAGACCCTGATCCGGGAGCTCCTCGACTTCGCCCGCATCGGGCACGGCGAGCAGCGTGTGCTGGTGGACCCGCTCGCGGTGCTCGAGCAGCTGAAGGGCGAGCTCAAGCCACGCTTCGACGCGGCGGGCGCTTCGCTGGCGCTGCCGGTGGAGTCGCCGCTCCTGTTGTGCGATCGCACGCGCCTCTACCAGCTCTTCTCCAACCTGCTCGGCAACGCGCTCGAGCACATGGGGCCCTGCGAGCGGCCGCAGGTCGCGGTCGAGATCCGCGAGGACGCGCGCTGGCACGAGGTCGTGGTGCGCGACAACGGGCGCGGCGTCGACCCGAGCCAGCACCGGCGCATCTTCGAGATGTTCCACAGCATCCCCCGCGAAGGCGGTCGCAGGGGAACCGGGATCGGCCTCGCGATCGTACAGAAGATCGCCGAGCTGCACGGGGGGCGCGCGTGGGTGGAGAGTGCCCCCGGCACGGGCGCCGCCTTCCACGTCGCACTGCCGCGACCCTGA
- a CDS encoding electron transfer flavoprotein-ubiquinone oxidoreductase: MSEIERESLEVDVLYVGAGPGTLASALHLMRSIDRHNEEAARTGAAPLEKPSVLVIEKAAGVGDHSLSGAVVNTRAIAELMPDFQAQGFPTEYVCDDASFYVFFRSFTIKSPICPPNFQKKGYHVASLSNITKWLAEKCEAAGIDIYPGFAGDQLLVEGGRVVGVRIGDMGVDRNGKPKANYQPGMDIRAKVTVLGEGVRGSLTKQLIERFELEGPYPQVYETGIKEIWRVQPGKHKPGRVIHGSLFPDFLKQFNGMWLYDMKDHLVSFGFVTMLDSKNPFNDPHLEAQRFKTTPFMRDLLEGAELVRYGAKTLPIGGLYSQPKLYCDGALLVGDAASMLNPFKLSGVHLAMKTGMLAAETIVDALARDDFSSVTLGGYAERYRASWAYQEHREARNFHGSTEVSPIFAMGLNIPLMLITGGRGLVDPLPFTAGHTHMKKLSELPAGKRRKEAFEFDGKLTFSKEHLVQFSGAQHEVDQPAHLVVADVDLCSDVCTVEYGNPCESFCPAAVYEMMPDPEQAGRKKLFIHHENCVHCKTCDIADPYQVITWTPPQGGEGPDYTNM; encoded by the coding sequence ATGAGCGAGATCGAACGCGAGAGCCTCGAGGTCGACGTCCTCTACGTCGGGGCGGGCCCGGGAACGCTGGCGTCGGCCCTGCACCTGATGCGCTCGATCGACCGCCACAACGAGGAGGCCGCGAGGACCGGCGCCGCCCCGCTCGAGAAGCCGAGCGTGCTGGTGATCGAGAAGGCGGCCGGCGTCGGCGACCACTCGCTCTCGGGAGCCGTCGTCAACACGCGGGCGATCGCCGAGCTGATGCCCGACTTCCAGGCGCAGGGCTTCCCGACCGAGTACGTCTGCGACGACGCCTCGTTCTACGTGTTCTTCCGCTCCTTCACGATCAAGAGCCCGATCTGCCCGCCCAACTTCCAGAAGAAGGGCTACCACGTCGCGTCGCTCTCGAACATCACCAAGTGGCTCGCGGAGAAGTGCGAGGCGGCCGGCATCGACATCTACCCGGGCTTCGCGGGCGACCAGCTCCTCGTCGAGGGTGGGCGCGTGGTCGGCGTGCGGATCGGCGACATGGGTGTCGACCGCAACGGCAAGCCGAAGGCGAACTACCAGCCCGGCATGGACATCCGAGCGAAGGTGACGGTGCTGGGGGAGGGCGTGCGCGGGAGCCTCACCAAGCAGCTCATCGAACGCTTCGAGCTCGAGGGCCCGTATCCGCAGGTCTACGAGACGGGCATCAAGGAGATCTGGCGGGTCCAGCCCGGGAAGCACAAGCCCGGGCGCGTGATCCACGGCTCGCTCTTCCCGGACTTCCTGAAGCAGTTCAACGGCATGTGGCTCTACGACATGAAGGACCACCTCGTGTCCTTCGGCTTCGTGACGATGCTCGACTCGAAGAACCCCTTCAACGACCCGCATCTCGAGGCGCAGCGCTTCAAGACGACGCCCTTCATGCGCGACCTGCTCGAGGGCGCGGAGCTCGTGCGCTACGGCGCCAAGACGCTCCCGATCGGCGGCCTCTACTCGCAGCCGAAGCTCTACTGCGACGGGGCCCTGCTGGTCGGCGACGCGGCGAGCATGCTGAACCCGTTCAAGCTGTCCGGCGTGCATCTCGCGATGAAGACCGGGATGCTGGCAGCCGAGACGATCGTGGATGCGCTCGCGCGGGACGACTTCTCGTCGGTCACCCTGGGCGGCTATGCGGAGCGCTACCGCGCGAGCTGGGCCTACCAGGAGCATCGGGAGGCGCGCAACTTCCACGGCTCGACCGAGGTGAGCCCGATCTTCGCGATGGGTCTCAACATCCCGCTGATGCTGATCACCGGGGGGCGCGGCCTCGTCGACCCGCTGCCCTTCACGGCCGGCCACACGCACATGAAGAAGCTCTCCGAGCTGCCGGCCGGGAAGCGCCGGAAGGAGGCCTTCGAGTTCGACGGCAAGCTCACCTTCTCGAAGGAGCACCTGGTCCAGTTCAGCGGCGCCCAGCACGAGGTGGACCAGCCCGCGCACCTGGTGGTGGCGGACGTCGACCTGTGCAGCGACGTCTGCACGGTGGAGTACGGCAACCCCTGCGAGAGCTTCTGCCCGGCCGCGGTCTACGAGATGATGCCGGACCCCGAACAGGCCGGACGCAAGAAGCTCTTCATCCACCACGAGAACTGCGTGCACTGCAAGACCTGCGACATCGCCGATCCGTACCAGGTGATCACCTGGACCCCGCCGCAGGGCGGAGAGGGCCCCGATTACACGAACATGTGA
- a CDS encoding DNA translocase FtsK 4TM domain-containing protein codes for MARSAARRRRASGRGAGSGFGGPGRSAGRWAAESAGLLLIALSAVAALALATYTPSDPLFRLTEVANGAGAVGATLAGLLRSAAGWGSAVLVGAAIVVGGRLVLGRGAPGPRFWLGACSLLVALAALPPLLAAAGIRAIDPGSGGLVGVWLASGERILLSLGGALLVNLLLGIGGALSIAGIPLGSALRASLAASARLTAALAAAARVVARLLGGLGQAVARGVARAVAAAAAATRTAAAQAHAAWARAWQAFGVRRARLARRAQFAPPAGSDRDPLEALAPEAPAPPAEPARAEAAAAAPARSSRRGGHEEPHIVDHRAERKPRDPAQEAFVFSEHTPQGPYQFPEVSIFQRAPEVGRRYDRESLIMNSRILEKKLADFGVAGRVVTVHPGPVITMYEFEPGAGVKVNRITNLADDLALALRALSVRIIAPLPGKSVVGIEIPNPERDVVYIRDLLESETFRKSKSKLTLALGKDIFGNPVEGDLARMPHLLVAGATGTGKSVFLNALLCSILFRASPAELKLLLIDPKILELSIYEGIPHLIADVVTNPKRAAAALAGIVHKMEERYRAMAALGVRNIEQFNARVDELLADGQTLLRLKARPGEEQGQEVPLERIPYIVVVIDELADLMVVSARDVEEALQRLAQMARAAGIHLVLATQRPSVDVLTGVIKANFPSRIAFQVASRIDSRTIMDQNGAEHLLGQGDMLFLPPGTSKLQRMHGAYVSEKEVAELVAFLRKQGAPQFDETLLRAKQESDEKEERGEDGDDLYDRAVAIVAETRNASISYVQRRLKVGYNRAARMIEQMEAEGVVGPQIGTKAREVFVRPIEAE; via the coding sequence ATGGCTCGATCCGCGGCGCGTCGCCGCCGCGCCTCCGGGCGCGGTGCGGGCTCCGGCTTCGGAGGCCCGGGTCGGAGTGCCGGCCGCTGGGCCGCCGAGTCGGCCGGACTGCTCCTGATCGCGCTCTCGGCCGTCGCAGCGCTCGCGCTCGCGACCTACACCCCGAGCGATCCCCTCTTCCGCCTGACCGAGGTCGCCAATGGCGCCGGCGCCGTCGGCGCCACGCTCGCGGGGCTCTTGCGCAGCGCGGCGGGCTGGGGCTCGGCGGTGCTCGTCGGGGCCGCGATCGTGGTCGGCGGCCGGCTCGTGCTCGGGCGCGGCGCCCCCGGGCCCCGCTTCTGGCTGGGCGCCTGCTCGCTGCTCGTGGCGCTCGCGGCGCTGCCGCCGCTGCTCGCCGCCGCCGGCATCCGCGCGATCGACCCCGGCAGCGGAGGCCTCGTCGGCGTCTGGCTGGCCTCGGGCGAGCGGATCCTGCTCAGCCTCGGGGGCGCGCTGCTCGTGAACCTGCTGCTCGGGATCGGCGGTGCGCTCTCGATCGCCGGCATCCCGCTCGGGAGTGCCCTGCGCGCGTCGCTCGCCGCGTCCGCGCGCCTCACCGCAGCGCTCGCGGCGGCGGCGCGCGTCGTGGCACGCCTCCTGGGAGGACTCGGCCAGGCGGTCGCGCGCGGCGTCGCACGGGCAGTGGCGGCCGCCGCCGCCGCCACCCGCACAGCCGCGGCGCAGGCGCACGCCGCCTGGGCGCGCGCCTGGCAGGCCTTCGGTGTGCGGCGCGCGCGCCTGGCTCGGCGCGCGCAGTTCGCGCCGCCCGCCGGCTCCGATCGCGACCCCCTCGAAGCGCTCGCCCCGGAGGCGCCTGCGCCACCCGCGGAGCCCGCCCGCGCGGAGGCGGCCGCCGCAGCGCCCGCGCGATCCTCCCGCCGCGGCGGCCACGAGGAGCCGCACATCGTCGATCATCGCGCCGAGCGCAAGCCGCGCGATCCGGCCCAGGAGGCGTTCGTCTTCAGCGAGCACACGCCGCAGGGGCCCTACCAGTTCCCCGAGGTCTCGATCTTCCAGCGCGCACCCGAGGTGGGGCGCCGCTACGACCGCGAGAGCCTGATCATGAACTCGCGGATCCTCGAGAAGAAGCTCGCCGACTTCGGCGTCGCCGGCCGCGTCGTCACCGTGCACCCCGGCCCGGTGATCACGATGTACGAGTTCGAACCCGGCGCCGGCGTCAAGGTCAACCGCATCACGAACCTGGCCGACGACCTGGCGCTGGCGCTGCGGGCACTGTCGGTACGCATCATCGCGCCCCTGCCCGGGAAGTCCGTGGTCGGCATCGAGATCCCGAACCCGGAACGCGACGTCGTGTACATCCGCGACCTCCTCGAGTCGGAGACCTTCCGCAAGAGCAAGTCGAAGCTCACGCTCGCGCTCGGCAAGGACATCTTCGGCAACCCCGTCGAAGGCGACCTCGCGCGCATGCCGCACCTGCTGGTGGCGGGCGCCACCGGCACCGGCAAGAGCGTGTTCCTGAACGCGCTGCTCTGCTCGATCCTGTTCCGCGCCTCGCCCGCGGAGCTCAAGCTCCTGCTGATCGACCCGAAGATCCTCGAGCTCTCGATCTACGAGGGCATTCCGCACCTGATCGCCGACGTCGTGACCAACCCCAAGCGGGCCGCGGCGGCGCTGGCCGGCATCGTCCACAAGATGGAGGAGCGCTACCGGGCGATGGCGGCGCTCGGCGTGCGCAACATCGAGCAGTTCAACGCGCGCGTGGACGAGCTCCTGGCCGACGGGCAGACCCTGCTGCGGCTCAAGGCGCGGCCGGGCGAGGAGCAGGGGCAGGAGGTCCCGCTCGAGCGGATCCCGTACATCGTGGTCGTGATCGACGAGCTGGCCGATCTCATGGTGGTGTCGGCCCGCGACGTCGAGGAGGCGCTGCAGCGCCTGGCGCAGATGGCCCGCGCCGCCGGCATCCACCTCGTGCTCGCGACGCAGCGGCCGAGCGTCGACGTGCTGACCGGCGTCATCAAGGCGAACTTCCCGTCGCGGATCGCCTTCCAGGTGGCGTCGCGGATCGACTCGCGCACGATCATGGACCAGAACGGGGCCGAGCACCTGCTCGGCCAGGGCGACATGCTCTTCCTCCCGCCGGGCACCTCGAAGCTCCAGCGCATGCACGGCGCCTACGTCTCCGAGAAGGAGGTGGCGGAGCTGGTGGCGTTCCTGCGCAAGCAGGGCGCGCCGCAGTTCGACGAGACGCTGCTGCGGGCCAAGCAGGAGAGCGACGAGAAGGAGGAGCGCGGCGAGGACGGCGACGACCTGTACGACCGCGCGGTCGCGATCGTGGCGGAGACGCGCAACGCCTCGATCTCGTACGTCCAGCGCCGCCTCAAGGTCGGCTACAACCGCGCCGCGCGCATGATCGAGCAGATGGAGGCCGAGGGCGTCGTCGGACCCCAGATCGGGACCAAGGCGCGCGAGGTCTTCGTCCGGCCGATCGAGGCCGAGTGA
- a CDS encoding lysophospholipase has product MERRVVRRSQAKFEAPDGTRLLRRAWLPREARRAVVLVHGLAEHSGRYDHVGAWLSTRDCAVHAYDHRGHGQSEGRRGHASSFAQLLDDLEAFLQLVRREHPDLPLVPIGHSMGGLVTTALLAERKPDVACAVVSGPALEVPEHVSAGRLRMARGLRRIVPRLRMAAGLAPEDLSRDPEVVRAYVEDPLVFRRITVSLASELLEAVARTAGGAFQVQVPMLLLHGEADRLCPARGSRAFHGQLRGPGHRLKIYPQLRHEIFNEPEHEQVLEDLLAWLREREA; this is encoded by the coding sequence GTGGAGCGCCGCGTCGTCCGCCGCTCGCAAGCGAAGTTCGAAGCCCCCGACGGGACCCGGCTCCTCCGCCGTGCGTGGCTGCCCCGCGAGGCGCGCCGTGCCGTCGTGCTCGTGCACGGCCTCGCCGAGCACAGCGGCCGCTACGACCACGTGGGCGCCTGGCTCTCCACCCGGGACTGTGCCGTACACGCCTACGACCACCGCGGGCACGGCCAATCCGAGGGCAGGCGTGGCCACGCGAGCTCGTTCGCGCAGCTCCTCGACGATCTCGAGGCCTTCCTCCAGCTCGTCCGCCGCGAGCATCCCGATCTCCCGCTGGTCCCGATCGGCCACAGCATGGGCGGCCTCGTCACCACGGCGCTGCTCGCCGAGCGCAAGCCCGACGTCGCCTGCGCGGTCGTGTCCGGACCGGCGCTCGAGGTGCCGGAGCACGTGTCGGCGGGGCGGCTGCGGATGGCGCGGGGGCTGCGCCGGATCGTGCCGCGGCTGCGGATGGCGGCCGGCCTCGCGCCGGAGGACCTGTCGCGCGACCCCGAGGTCGTGCGCGCCTACGTCGAGGACCCGCTCGTGTTCCGGCGCATCACCGTCTCGCTGGCCTCCGAGCTGCTCGAGGCGGTGGCGCGCACTGCCGGCGGCGCCTTCCAGGTGCAGGTGCCGATGCTGCTGCTCCACGGCGAGGCCGATCGCCTGTGTCCGGCGCGCGGCAGCCGCGCCTTCCACGGCCAGCTCCGGGGTCCGGGCCATCGCCTCAAGATCTACCCCCAGCTTCGCCACGAGATCTTCAACGAGCCTGAGCACGAGCAGGTCCTCGAGGACCTGCTCGCCTGGCTCCGCGAGCGCGAGGCCTGA